In Mycolicibacterium aubagnense, the DNA window TGAACCCGACCCGCCGACCCGTCAGGTCTGAGTCTGAACGCCCAGGCTGCCCAACATCGTGGCCAGCAGCTGGATGCGGCCGTCCTCGAGTTCAGGCTGCGGCAGCACGGCACGGACCAAGGCGGCGCCGTCGAACGTGTTGACCATGACGGCGACGATCAGCATCAGAAGTTCCGGCGGCAACTGATCCGCCCCGGGCATCTCCTGCGCGGTCTCGTAGATGTTGCGGCTGTACTCGACGAGTGCGCCCTGCAGCGTGCCCCGCAGCTTCTCGTCGGTGCGCGCCGCCACCATCAGCTCATACATCACCGCGTTGGTGGCGTTGCCGCTGATGTCCCGTAGCGCGATCAAGGCGCCTTCCAGGGCGGGCCGGTCCGACGGGATTTCGGCGATCTGCT includes these proteins:
- a CDS encoding TetR/AcrR family transcriptional regulator produces the protein MARTQQQRREETRARLLDAAIATIVEVGYARASAAVIARRAEVSDGALFKHFATMGDFMAATALEVMRRQLEQFSKQIAEIPSDRPALEGALIALRDISGNATNAVMYELMVAARTDEKLRGTLQGALVEYSRNIYETAQEMPGADQLPPELLMLIVAVMVNTFDGAALVRAVLPQPELEDGRIQLLATMLGSLGVQTQT